The bacterium region CCAAGAAGAAACGCAGATGTCCACCCCCTGGCTGATCGCCTCCTCCCCGAGATAGCGGCCCCAACTGAGGGCGGCCACCACCACATCCACCGGACATTTGCTGGGATCCACGCCCAGCGTGTTGTAACCGCGAAAGACCAGCGGACGCAGATAGCCTGACTTGAGCTGATTGACCTTGATTACCTGGCGGCAGGCCTCCATGATCTCATCTATAGAGAACGGCATCTCGATGCGGTAGATGTGCGCTGAATCAAACAAACGGCGGATATGGTCGCGCAAACGGAAGATGCTCGGTCCCTGGGGGGTCTCATAACAGCGAATGCCTTCAAACACGCTCGAACCATAGCTGACCACATGGGAGAGCACGTGAATCCGAGCGTCCATCCATGGGATGAGCTGGCCGTTCATCCATATTTTGCCCTTTTCATCTTTCGGGTCCATGCCTAAGCTCCTTTTGACTCGTTGGTAAACGACTTGTGCAGACCGCGGCCGCTGAAGGCCGTCCGGTTCAACGGAGGTCCTTGGCGCGTAGTTGAATGACTTTGCGCCCCATCCATTCATTTTCTTCGATCACGTAGGCGAGATCCAGGTTGCTCTCCCCGGAACGGACGCGATAGTGAAGCTCGCCCATGCCGAAACCGATGACGTCGAACACTTGATCAGACTGACGGACTTTGAACTTGAGATGATTGGCGCCCACCAGAGTGGGCGTGCCGACCACCTGTAAATTCTTGCTGACGAAAACCGGCCGCATATTGTGCGGTCCAAATGGCGCAAAGAAACGGAGCAATTTCAGAAACATGGCATCGATTTCCGCCAATGAGATCTCTGCATCGATGGTCAGCCTCGGCACCAGTTGATCTCCCTGCAGCCGGCTCCTGGCGATCTCCTCAAAACGCTGCTTGAAGGCTGGAATGCGCTCTTCGCTGATCGACAGGCCGGCGGCGTATTTATGACCGCCATACGCCAACAGCAGATCCTCACACCCTTTCAGGGCATCATGAAGATCAAAGCCTTCGATGCTGCGCGCCGAGCCCTTGCCGACGCCATTTTCGACAGAGATCAGCACCGTGGGTCGGTAAAATTTTTCCACCACCCGGGAGGCGACGATGCCGATGACGCCCGAATGCCAGCCGCGCTGATGCAGAACCAGCGAACGCGTGATGGACGGCTCAAAGCTTTGCTGTACCATCTCCATGGCCTGGCGAAAGGTCTCCTCATCCACGTTCTTGCGATGACGGTTCTCCTGCTCCAACACCTCGGCGATCTGCCGGGCTTCGATTTGATCTTTCGTGGTCAGCAGCCGTACCGCGCGTTCAGCGTCGCCCATGCGGCCTACGGCGTTGATGCGCGGTGCGATGATGAACACAACATGACCGGTGCTGATCTCCTTGCCGGACAGGCCCGCCATCTCCAAAAGCGCATTCAGGCCGATATTTTCGCTCTCGTTCAGCTTTTCCAGACCGACTTTGACAAAGATTCGATTTTCCTCCATGAGCGGCACGATATCCGCGGCCGTGCCGATCGCCACCAGCTCGATAAAATTGTCGAGAATGGACAGGTCGATGCCCATGCGCAACAGCAGCCCCTGGCAGAGCTTG contains the following coding sequences:
- a CDS encoding branched chain amino acid aminotransferase codes for the protein MDPKDEKGKIWMNGQLIPWMDARIHVLSHVVSYGSSVFEGIRCYETPQGPSIFRLRDHIRRLFDSAHIYRIEMPFSIDEIMEACRQVIKVNQLKSGYLRPLVFRGYNTLGVDPSKCPVDVVVAALSWGRYLGEEAISQGVDICVSSW
- the recJ gene encoding single-stranded-DNA-specific exonuclease RecJ; translation: MELMWDIVDEFSLEEVNALAESLRVPKVIAKMLLRRSVRDYDSARRFFKPNLENLYDPFLMKDMDRAVERLRRAVLSEEKILIYGDYDVDGITSVSFLYLILKELGVDVTYYIPDRQAEGYGLSPMGIETARERGTQLIITVDCGITGHAEIDLARSLGIEVLVCDHHEPGPTLPRAVALLDPKRADCPYPFKELAGVGVTYKLCQGLLLRMGIDLSILDNFIELVAIGTAADIVPLMEENRIFVKVGLEKLNESENIGLNALLEMAGLSGKEISTGHVVFIIAPRINAVGRMGDAERAVRLLTTKDQIEARQIAEVLEQENRHRKNVDEETFRQAMEMVQQSFEPSITRSLVLHQRGWHSGVIGIVASRVVEKFYRPTVLISVENGVGKGSARSIEGFDLHDALKGCEDLLLAYGGHKYAAGLSISEERIPAFKQRFEEIARSRLQGDQLVPRLTIDAEISLAEIDAMFLKLLRFFAPFGPHNMRPVFVSKNLQVVGTPTLVGANHLKFKVRQSDQVFDVIGFGMGELHYRVRSGESNLDLAYVIEENEWMGRKVIQLRAKDLR